In one Ictalurus furcatus strain D&B chromosome 10, Billie_1.0, whole genome shotgun sequence genomic region, the following are encoded:
- the nppc gene encoding C-type natriuretic peptide encodes MNVVQLMACGLIMSLMLVRTEARPTTPSQQKALEALLGEELADFLASGERRMRLLRELRTDTRAKGMWARFVSDQNGSRRHKSGTKKAGSTTRNGCFGHKMDRIGTISGMGCQPAYYPSTNNLS; translated from the exons ATGAATGTCGTGCAGCTGATGGCTTGTGGACTAATCATGAGTCTTATGTTGGTCAGAACAGAGGCGAGACCCACAACACCAAGCCAGCAAAAG gcTCTGGAAGCTCTGCTGGGAGAAGAGCTGGCGGATTTTCTGGCTTCAGGTGAACGCAGGATGCGGCTGCTGAGGGAACTCCGCACAGACACTCGCGCCAAGGGCATGTGGGCACGCTTTGTAAGTGACCAGAATGGCTCACGGAGGCACAAATCAGGAACAAAGAAAGCAGGAAGCACCACCAGGAACGGCTGCTTCGGACACAAGATGGACAGAATAGGCACCATCAGCGGCATGGGCTGCCAACCGGCGTATTACCCATCCACAAATAACCTCTCCTG A